A stretch of DNA from Mucilaginibacter daejeonensis:
ATGCCTTCGGAGCGCATCTCAGCGAACAGTTGTTGCCTGGAGATGCGTTCCTCGCGCAATTGATCGACCTTTAGTACGCCGTTGCTGACCAGCAGGCTGGGTTTGCCCTGCGTAACGTTCTCGATCCAATGGCTGCGGTAACCTAAATAGCTCACACCGCGCTGAAAACCCACTGCACATAATAAAAGCAGCAAGCCCTGCAATATGCCACGGTCGGGAGTTTGCATAGGTACCGATACGATGGCACCTAAAGTGAGCATTACGGCCATTTCCATAACCGTAAGTTGGCCACTCATGCGTTTGCCCAACAAATTGACCATGATCAGCAAGAAAAAGTAGGTGATCAGCGTGCGTAACGCTACCTCCAGCAAAAATTCAGGAGGTGCCTGG
This window harbors:
- a CDS encoding DUF421 domain-containing protein gives rise to the protein MKKDEIHLNDLSRILFGQAPPEFLLEVALRTLITYFFLLIMVNLLGKRMSGQLTVMEMAVMLTLGAIVSVPMQTPDRGILQGLLLLLCAVGFQRGVSYLGYRSHWIENVTQGKPSLLVSNGVLKVDQLREERISRQQLFAEMRSEGIFNLGAVDRVYLEACGLLSIYKLNSPRAGLPLYSPDDEAGDDGETVATQNAQGIQVCISCGAVKAAVQQDACTNCHQKEFTNAVL